GGGTAAATCGAGCAATTGTCCCAACATTTCCGCTAAAGCGGCCACCTGTAGGGAAGCAAGGGGATTATCAATATCTCTTTCATCGACTTTTTGAGCCATTCTTAGAAAAGCTTGTAGTTTATTAGCGGCTAAATTTTTATTTAAACGGGATGCTTGTCCTTCTAAGTCGCTTAATTCTCGCGTTTGTCTGCTGACGGTGACTAACTGCTGTTGACTGGTTTGCAGATAGGTGACAATGCGAGAGACTACTCCCGTTAAATCCGTGGGAATGGGATTAATATTTTGACTAATTTCCTCTTGTTGTCTGCTTAAATCGGCCGCTAGACTGGGATTATAGGGATGGAGACGCTCAATTAAGATACTAGCGGCTTTTTCGACTAAATCGCGCTCGAATGTCCATAAACCGTAGAATTTTCGCTCCGTGTCTATTTGGGGTTGACTATCGGACCGGTATTCTTCCGGGGATAACTCATGACAGAGTACCATGGAGGCGTAATCGGGGGAAAGAATGATTAAATTCCACTCATTAACCAAACTATCGCTATTATCTAAGTTCACTAGCGAAACATTCTCTAAACTGCCGGTTTTATGCTCAGAAAAACCACTATCGGCCACGGCGGCGATCGCAATATGACGAGAAGAGCGAGCCATATCTAAATAGCGATCGGCTTCCTGTAAATACCATTTTCCCTGTTGAAAGGTGACTAAGACCAGTGGTTTATTTGTACTATCAGGGCTGCTAGTTTGCAAGATATGATCTTCAAGAGCATGACACAGGGCCACCAGGGTATTCTTAAAATAGACCCCGTAACTGCTGGGTAATCGTCCCGATGAAGCTCTTTTTAACTGTTGTAAGCTGGATTCTACGGTCATAGGTGGCAAGATTAGGGGAAATGGGGAGAAGGGTGTGGGGAGCAGGGAGAGGGAATTATGAATTATGAATTATGAATTATGAAGTGGGGAGACGGAGTAGGGGAGCAGGGAGAAAAAACTGATTACTGATTACTGATAACTGATAACTGATTACTGTCTCCTCATCGCTTTTTACTTAATTTTATGACCTTAGTGATTTGTACGGGTTTTCATGATTCTAGATTGACCGAGGATTTTTTAGGACATCTGGGGAGCAAATCGGTCCAATTACGTCCCTATATTATTATTTCTCCTTTTTCTTGCTTAAATGAAGCTTTTTCACCGGGAGAAGACCTAACCTTAATTGGGTTTAGTGCGGGGGTGGTAAATGCGATCGCTTTAGCCTATTATTGGCAAGCTCAAGGGGTTAAAATTCGAGCTTTAATCGCACTGGACGGATGGGGAGTGCCATTAATCGCTAATTTTCCCATTTATCGCCTTAGTCACGATTATTTTACCCATTGGAGTTCCTGTTTATTGGGTAGCGGTCAAGAAAATTTTTATGCAGATCCCCCTGTAGACCATCTTAGCCTCTGGTCGTCCCCCGATCGAGTAACTGGTTGGTCTGTCAATGGTAATTTTGTCCAACGCACCACAGCGTTAACTTTTTTATCTCAAATCGGTTAGGCGAGAATCAATTAAGTACAATTAGCTAGTCCCCTCCCTATCTTTCCTATTTCTTTACCGCTGCCAACTCATGAGTACATCAGTTCTGAGTTCTTCGATTCTCTTGGTGGGAATTGAGGAGAATATCGCTAAACTAGCTAGTGCGGACTTGAAAGAAGCAGGTTATCGTCCCCTGATTGTGCCTAGCATTGATATCGCTTTTCCAGAAGTGCAAAGTTGGCAGCCAGCGATGATTATACTCGATCGCTTCCTGGCGGGGGAAGCGGGTGTGAGTTTTTGTCGTCG
This portion of the Microcystis aeruginosa NIES-2549 genome encodes:
- a CDS encoding DICT sensory domain-containing protein; the protein is MTVESSLQQLKRASSGRLPSSYGVYFKNTLVALCHALEDHILQTSSPDSTNKPLVLVTFQQGKWYLQEADRYLDMARSSRHIAIAAVADSGFSEHKTGSLENVSLVNLDNSDSLVNEWNLIILSPDYASMVLCHELSPEEYRSDSQPQIDTERKFYGLWTFERDLVEKAASILIERLHPYNPSLAADLSRQQEEISQNINPIPTDLTGVVSRIVTYLQTSQQQLVTVSRQTRELSDLEGQASRLNKNLAANKLQAFLRMAQKVDERDIDNPLASLQVAALAEMLGQLLDLPTLRLRRLRLAGLLYRIGLAEAPIEVFRQRASQLEGANALFWRDRSVLGAQLLATMPELAPIQQIIYHEFEYWDGSGVPNGLKGEEISLESRILGLSAYFQELTQPRGDRLALDLGEALERCQNYSGIRFDPALVEKLSSVIRLCEMGWMQLPDRPSQVPAVWLESV